One part of the Bdellovibrionota bacterium genome encodes these proteins:
- a CDS encoding transketolase C-terminal domain-containing protein, whose protein sequence is MATIAQAIRMALHVGETRLGVKDIFGEDVGPPLGGVFTCTQGLKTAWNSPLDERGIVGTAFGLALAGQRPVAEIQFCDYIFNTIDLLKMAGNCRWSGNGDWEVPLVMMTPVGTGIHGAVYHSQSFDAMATHMPGWKVVFPSNPIDTYGLLISAIKDPNPVMFLYPKALIRVPGEERIPGEPEDARALSQMIDAPLGDRTKWTPKWPDLPDFEIPIGSAKLCREGTRLTVVSYGRTLPLCVKAADKLRDEAGISAEVIDLRTLFPYDWPAIKGSVQNTKRILVVNEDTEVTNFGEHLVRKVVDECFYDLEAPPKLLAGANTPGVGLAWPLEEASVPQESTIEQAMREVASAQP, encoded by the coding sequence ATGGCGACGATAGCTCAAGCGATTCGAATGGCTCTGCACGTCGGTGAGACCCGTCTCGGCGTGAAAGATATTTTCGGCGAGGACGTCGGCCCGCCGCTGGGAGGGGTGTTCACCTGCACGCAAGGACTGAAGACGGCGTGGAATTCCCCGTTGGACGAGAGAGGGATCGTCGGCACGGCGTTCGGCCTGGCCCTTGCGGGGCAGCGACCGGTGGCGGAGATTCAATTTTGCGATTACATCTTCAATACGATCGACCTTTTAAAGATGGCCGGGAACTGCCGATGGAGCGGCAACGGCGACTGGGAAGTTCCATTGGTGATGATGACGCCGGTCGGCACCGGAATTCATGGGGCGGTTTATCATTCGCAATCGTTCGACGCGATGGCGACTCATATGCCGGGCTGGAAAGTCGTTTTTCCTTCGAACCCGATTGATACGTACGGACTTCTGATTTCCGCCATTAAAGATCCGAATCCAGTCATGTTCCTTTACCCCAAAGCGTTGATCCGGGTTCCCGGCGAAGAGCGGATTCCCGGCGAACCGGAAGACGCCAGAGCGCTTTCTCAAATGATCGACGCCCCGTTGGGGGACCGGACGAAGTGGACACCGAAGTGGCCCGACCTGCCCGACTTTGAAATCCCAATCGGCAGCGCCAAACTTTGCCGCGAAGGAACGCGTCTCACAGTCGTGAGTTACGGCCGAACGCTCCCGCTCTGCGTGAAAGCGGCCGATAAACTTCGCGACGAAGCCGGTATTTCCGCCGAAGTCATCGACCTTCGAACCCTCTTTCCGTACGACTGGCCGGCGATCAAGGGTTCGGTTCAGAACACAAAGCGGATTCTGGTCGTCAACGAAGATACCGAGGTCACAAACTTCGGCGAACATCTGGTTCGCAAAGTGGTCGACGAATGCTTCTATGACTTGGAGGCTCCGCCGAAACTCCTGGCGGGCGCGAACACGCCCGGTGTAGGCCTG